Proteins from one Coleofasciculaceae cyanobacterium genomic window:
- a CDS encoding DUF1902 domain-containing protein, whose amino-acid sequence MKTIVKLKIERFEEQGQEYFVATSDDIQGLVAEGNTVEEAVAIAEDLAHHLL is encoded by the coding sequence ATGAAAACGATTGTTAAACTTAAAATTGAACGATTTGAAGAACAAGGACAAGAATATTTTGTTGCCACTAGTGATGATATACAGGGATTAGTTGCCGAAGGCAATACAGTAGAAGAAGCAGTAGCTATAGCAGAAGATCTTGCTCATCACCTTCTATAA